The stretch of DNA GTGTTGGAGTGCCGTGAAGGTTACCTGTTATCTGTTGTCTTTATCcacagagaggtcagaggtcaggttcTGGAGCAGAGGTGTGTCAGGGAGTCGATCAAGGATACTTCAGCAGGGTTAGACTCTTATAACAGTAAAATTCACACATTCAGTCTGAAGCCCCAATCACATCATCAGTTAACCTCCCAATCAGATACTCCCCCCTCACATTCAGCCTCTTGGGGCATCATGGGAGTCACAGTCAGTCATGTCCTCTGTAGTTGTTTAGTTTCACTCCCACATTCAGACAGATGAAGCTCACACTGGACATGAAGCTGCATTGTTTACAgtgcttcttcttctgtggtttcCAGGTGAGAGAGGGTGGAACTCTCCGCTGACTGAGCAGCAGCGTTACAACAATTGCGAGGTGCAGCGCTTTGAAGCACCACGTCACCTTAACAATAGGGACCCTGCTCCTGGTCTTGGTCATGGACCTGCACCCATGGGCTTCCAGCAGCAGCCCTCACGCTTCAATGGCCCTTTGAGGTTTGATGCCCCACGATATGTTGAGGGTCCGGGACATCCGGGGCCCCAAAATGGCGTGCCATATCAGGGTGGGCCCCTGCACTTTGAGAACTTTCCAGGCCAGCAGAGCCACCTGCATTTTGATCCTCGACACAACCTGCGGCCTTCAATGAGACCGATAGGTCCGCCCATCTACAAAAACTCCATGGCCCCCGAGCAGAACTTCCCCATGGCTTCCCAGTGCTTCCCGAAGCCCATAAATCCTCAGTTTCCCACACTGTCAGTGGCGGTCCCAGGACAGCAGAACATCCAGCAGGTGGGAAACTTCAACATGCAGCCAAATTTTAGTCAGCCAGGACCCGCTACCTTCTACAACCCAGCAGCTCCTGCCATCGGTCCACAGCAGCCAGTAAGCAACACACACAATATCACGGGTCACATCACAACCAATAAGAACAGCTGTAGGGTGTGAGCTACTTTTGAAAGAGAAAGATTTGTTTGAATCAGAGCTGTTAAACAACTGaattaagttttaaaaataagacaTTAAATGGTGACACCAGACTCGGCAGAGCTCTGCTCACCCACAGAGTGAACAGCCGTTTGATTGCCTTTGTTTTTAGCTCCACCTGGTAGTATAAAGCTACTAGCATCAGAGGGTGGAGCTAATGCCCTGTAAGTTGTGAAACtatagaaacagaagaaaaacagccaGGGGTTGGACTAATAAAGCATCTGTGGTGTGGTCAGATTAGATGCTACATGCTGCTGTAATGGAAAATAGAAGGCTTCTCGTGTATTTACCCAAGTCTGGTGGCTTTAACGTGCTGCTACATAAAGTCTGTTTCACACCTGTTAAATGAGAGACGGAAGAAAGTTTAAGCTTCAACAAATTGAAAGGCTCTTTGCTTAACTAGAGCTTTCTGTAGGTGAACCTCTGAGTCGACAGCTACAGTAACTCCTACAAATGCCACATTGGTCGACATGAGTTCTTTTGGGTTTGATCTGAGTGTTTGATgaacctgttttttgttttcaggtaATGGGAAACGTGAACCAGCCCTTCCTACCTCAGAACCCAGTGCCTTTCCCACAGCAGAGTGAGTTTTTCCAGAGTTTGAATCTCAGTCTTATATCAAAGAGAACTTTTCTTTGCAAACGATTGAAAATCAGTGCACCTCAGTTTGATCACCTGCAGAAAGCTTGACTCGTTTGTGTTTCTTCAGATCCGCAGGTCAGCCCTCCAGTGAACCAGTTGAGTCAGATTCACATGAAGGACCTGGTGCCCATACTCACAAGCATGGGCATCATCAAACCCTTGCAGCCTGAAGCCGCGCCCACCTCCAGCAGCAGTCAGTGAAACCTCCGACCTTAACTTTAACCGTCTGGCTGCTTCATCACCTGCTTCATTTGGggtttaatgtgtttttcttccagAATCTTCTTCTGTGCCTCCTGCAGCACCACTggtggagaaggagaaagaaaaggagcatgaggtggaggaggaagacaTCCCAGACCTTACCAGCTTCAGCATTGACAAACTGAGCAAGTGAGTGTGTTGCGTTCAGCTGTTGTCACATAGATATGCGACTCATTGTGGTCGAGAGTCCCTGCATGCTTAAACTCTGCTGTTGTCCCGTTTTGCTCCGTTTTCCTCCATCAGGGGCTACGAGAGCGTGGTGACCGAGCTGTACTCAGGGAAGCAGTGCAGCCAGTGCAGCAAGCGCTTCAAAGACACTGAGATCAACATGTATCGTGACCACCTGGACTCTCACTTCATGGGGAATCGCACCAAGAAGGAGGCTGGGAAGAAGGGCTTGCACCGCAGCTGGTACTACAGCGCCAAGGTGAGAACACACCCACCTCACAGCAGGTCTAACTGCAAAACTCCCCGTGGGGCGCACTAATGTAACCTCACCTGTGTTTGTTGTTCAGGAGTGGGTCAAGTTAGAGGACAGCAATCTGGAGGACGCCAGCTTCTTCAAAAAAGAGAATGAGAAGAGGTTGCAGAAGAAAGAGGTAAAGGAGGTCCAGCGCACGAGAGCCACCAAGGGCCAGGTGAAAGAGATGAGTATTAGAGACTGCCATCCATCAGCTCACCTGAACAGTGATAATTAAAATGCTTTGTTCCTCTGCAGTACTGTGAAATCTGTCAGGAGTCCTTTGAGACATACTGGGtgcatgaggaggaggattgGTTCCTGAAAAATGCCATCAAGGTTAATGACAAGGTGCGCTGAGGCTCCACCCACCCACTTCTTCATTCAGTAAGATAACCAATAAGAAAACAGCGTGTGAACAGGTGTTTGTTTTATCTCCACAGAACTTCCATCCCATGTGCTTCGAAGATTCTGATAAAAATGTGAGTAACCAGAAGCGCTCCTCACCCCTCTGCtctccctcctcatcttcttctctAACCGAAGTGTTTTTTTCACTCCGCTCTCATTTGTCTCCTCAGATGCCGTTGTAGCTTGATGTCATGCTGTCTTCCAACAAGCTGAAGATACTCATCATTTGCATCTCTACTTgaatgtatttttgtattttgactTGTGTGGCTGTCTGAACTTGTACATGACttaatttatatattaaaatgttttttctttgtaattctGGTGTTACAGTGATTGAATCAGCTACTACTGTTACCCTCTGTGCATAGTTTATGTGTGGGGGGGGTCctctttcagttattttttctttctccttgtgTGAATACTGATTGATCTCATTGATCACTGATCTCCTCAGTTTTACTGTCATTTAGGTTCCTAACACAAATAAGAGTTCAGTCAGTTCAAACTTGTTCAAACCTACAGTGGTACGCAAAAGTTTGGCCACCCCTGATCCTTTTCATGATTtccctttataaatcattggttctTCGGATCagtaatttcagttaaatatatcatatagcagatgaacacagtgatatttgagaagtgaaatgaagtttataggatttacagaaagcgtgcaataattatttaaacaaaattaggcaggtgcataagtttgggcacccttgtcgttttattgatctgaatacttttagcactaattattggaacacaaaatttgttttgtaagctcactgacctacatacacaggtgaatccaattatgagaaagtgTTAAGGTGGCCAATAGCAAGTGTTTgtatcttctctgaagagtggcaacatgcaagcctcaaaacaactctcaaatgagctgaaaacaaagatttttcaacatcatggtttagaggaaggatccaaaaagctctctcagagatttcagctgtcagtttccactgtgaggaacatagtgaggaaatggaagaccacaggcacagttctagttaaggcctaaagtggcaggccaagagaaatctcagataggcagcggagaaggatggtgagagcagtcatagtcaaccctcagagcagctccaaagatctacaacatcatcttgctgcagatggtgtcactgtgcatcgttcaactattcagcgcagTTTGCACAAGCAGAGGCTGTATgagagagtaatgcagaagaagcatGCGTGTAATTTGCGGGGGGGGGTTatgacccccccctcaaaaatctgatccaatcactataaccccccccaataaagtcacatcatttaGATTTACAACAAACATCTTGCATGAATAACGttgattttctttattcattatcaattttgGGTAAAATACCAGCATGTTTAATTATTTGGTAATGTAGCTCCGATAGACCTGCTACTGCCTGCTCCTCCTAATCTGACAATgagtcaaaagaaaaagaagacaaaagtggttatttgcacACACGTGGCACAGTACACtacctgtaatatgtaataaactaaactcattaaacaagtatatacagtgtatcacaaaagtgagtacactcctcacatgtctgcaggtatttaagtatatcttttcatgggacaacactgacaaaatgacactttgacacaatgaaaagtagtctgtgtgcagcttatataacagtcttcatgtagcgcaacaattcgtcttttaagatcctcagagagttcttttccatgttggaactttcagtgaccagtatgagagagtgtgagagctgtactacaaaactgaacacacctgctccctgtgcacacctgagacctagtaacactaacgagtcacatgacatattggaggggaaatgacaagcagcgctcaatttggacatttacgggtgtagtctcttaggggtgtactggcctttgttgccgctggtttagacattaatggctgtatattgagttattttgagggaagaataaatttacactgttacacagactacttttcattgtgtctaagtgtcattttgtcagtgttgtcccatgaaaagatatacttaagtatctgcagaaatgtgaggggtgtactcactgttgtgatacactgtagttTTACTGAAGTGAATACAcgcataacattttatgtatttagttaataataactaatattagtactgataacaggactgaagatgagagtCCCAGAAAGCTCCAGGTGAGACttgttatattttaaacacatcaagttaaaacctttttttctacaaaacatgtttaatagtaaagattgcaataaactctcacatgctcagtggagaaaagactgctgtaaaatatt from Archocentrus centrarchus isolate MPI-CPG fArcCen1 chromosome 7, fArcCen1, whole genome shotgun sequence encodes:
- the LOC115782463 gene encoding pre-mRNA cleavage complex 2 protein Pcf11-like, which translates into the protein MHAKKRARSHSRSHSPTDFPERKDSGSPMRRAHSGSSSLSPLHKAAKLQRFEDWHAETRDSHLPRSHYRSGDMVPQIKQLYKYQEEIQQRKNSWDKFTDFPPLQSPSAQPHPYEGMDSAGQSYYEHNSKLRFKQSARHLPLPHKYNRTPQDRPSERGWNSPLTEQQRYNNCEVQRFEAPRHLNNRDPAPGLGHGPAPMGFQQQPSRFNGPLRFDAPRYVEGPGHPGPQNGVPYQGGPLHFENFPGQQSHLHFDPRHNLRPSMRPIGPPIYKNSMAPEQNFPMASQCFPKPINPQFPTLSVAVPGQQNIQQVGNFNMQPNFSQPGPATFYNPAAPAIGPQQPLSVMGNVNQPFLPQNPVPFPQQNPQVSPPVNQLSQIHMKDLVPILTSMGIIKPLQPEAAPTSSSKSSSVPPAAPLVEKEKEKEHEVEEEDIPDLTSFSIDKLSKGYESVVTELYSGKQCSQCSKRFKDTEINMYRDHLDSHFMGNRTKKEAGKKGLHRSWYYSAKEWVKLEDSNLEDASFFKKENEKRLQKKEVKEVQRTRATKGQVKEMSCEICQESFETYWVHEEEDWFLKNAIKVNDKNFHPMCFEDSDKNMPL